In the Acanthopagrus latus isolate v.2019 chromosome 23, fAcaLat1.1, whole genome shotgun sequence genome, one interval contains:
- the LOC119014814 gene encoding protein PET100 homolog, mitochondrial isoform X2, with protein sequence MGVKIEVFRMMLYLSFPVTMFWISNQAEYFEEYIVKRKREIFPPDEGMHRKELEDFKERMRVRKERRILKNMSAESEN encoded by the exons ATGGGCGTTAAAATAGAGGTGTTTAGA atgatgctgTATCTGTCTTTTCCCGTGACCATGTTCTGGATCTCAAATCAAGCAGAGTATTTTGAAGAGTATATAGTGAAGAGAAAG AGGGAAATCTTCCCCCCCGACGAGGGAATGCAT aggAAGGAGTTGGAGGACTTCAAAGAGCGAATGCGTGTTCGTAAGGAGCGGCGGATACtaaaaaacatgtctgcagaGTCTGAGAACTGA
- the LOC119014814 gene encoding protein PET100 homolog, mitochondrial isoform X1 codes for MSVSRTATSAATMMLYLSFPVTMFWISNQAEYFEEYIVKRKREIFPPDEGMHRKELEDFKERMRVRKERRILKNMSAESEN; via the exons ATGAGCGTGTCACGGACTGCAACTTCAGCGGCAACT atgatgctgTATCTGTCTTTTCCCGTGACCATGTTCTGGATCTCAAATCAAGCAGAGTATTTTGAAGAGTATATAGTGAAGAGAAAG AGGGAAATCTTCCCCCCCGACGAGGGAATGCAT aggAAGGAGTTGGAGGACTTCAAAGAGCGAATGCGTGTTCGTAAGGAGCGGCGGATACtaaaaaacatgtctgcagaGTCTGAGAACTGA